The DNA region ACGGTATGTATCCCTATTCACAGAACGCCCTCAACTCATTAGAGAAATACCTCTAAAATTTATTGCCTCCTACATTGGTGTAACACCCCAAGCCCTAAGCCGGATCAGAAAGCGAATTTCTTAACTTGGGTTCATTGTGCTGTGCATACGTTTCACCGAACTTTGCTGCAAAAAAAAATGAAACCATTACTCGTACTTATAACGGTTACCGTAATTGCACTGCTTATATTTAAATGCATTGACGGAATTTATGATATTCCGCGTTCTGCGCGAATAGGAATGACAGCCATGTTACTTTTTACCGCATTGGGTCATTTTATGTTCACGAAGGGTATGGCAATGATGATTCCTGACTTCATTCCGCTTAAAAAAGAACTGGTCTATTTAACGGCTTTCATTGAAATCACAGCAGCAATCGGTCTCCATATGGCAAATTTCAGAACAATGACCGCTTGGTTATTGATTTTTTTCTTTGTTCTTATGCTTCCTGCGAACATAAAGGCTTGCTTTTATAATTTGAACTACCAAACGGGAAATTTTGACGGACCAGGGTTAATGTACCTATGGTTTAGGGTTCCCTCACAAATCCTGTTTATCGTTTGGGTATATTTTAGCTCGATTAGGATATAGGACTCTTAAAAAATGTCAACCCCTATACCTCCTACCGAGGGTTGTAACACTTATTTTCTTAGAATGAAACTGAATGAAAGTCATGTAAAAACCCAAAAAAGCGTTAAACTATATTTTATAACTAACCGATTGTTTAGTTTTGTATCATAATTAAGGTTGAACATGCCACGAGCAAAAAATTATTGTGAGAAAGAAGTAATAGAAAAAGCCATGTCCGTATTCTGGATACATGGTTTTAAAGGTACTTCTATGCAAATGCTTGAAAAGGAAATGGGGATTAATAAATTTTCCATTTACTCTAGCTTTGGCAGTAAACATGGTGTTTTTGTAGAATGCTTAAAAAGGTATAACGAAAAAACCAAGAATATTTATTTGAGTTTTAAAAACTCAGAGGGCGGTGTTGAAGATATTATACAACTTTTCCATGATTTTAAAAACATATGGTTTTCCAATGAAAAGAAAGGTTGTTTTATGACCAACACACATAATGAATTTGCAGATAGCGATGATGAATTGGTAATGTACCAAATAGAACGACGCAAAGACCTTAAGGATATTATAATTAAAAAGCTGAAAATGGACAATTCAAAAAACGAAGATACCGTATTGAAAGAAGCTAGCTTTATTTTGCTGTCATTACACTCACTTCCTACAACCTCTAGGGTAAGTAGCAAAGAGGACATTGAAAACTATATT from Zobellia alginiliquefaciens includes:
- a CDS encoding DoxX family protein, whose translation is MKPLLVLITVTVIALLIFKCIDGIYDIPRSARIGMTAMLLFTALGHFMFTKGMAMMIPDFIPLKKELVYLTAFIEITAAIGLHMANFRTMTAWLLIFFFVLMLPANIKACFYNLNYQTGNFDGPGLMYLWFRVPSQILFIVWVYFSSIRI
- a CDS encoding TetR/AcrR family transcriptional regulator, with product MPRAKNYCEKEVIEKAMSVFWIHGFKGTSMQMLEKEMGINKFSIYSSFGSKHGVFVECLKRYNEKTKNIYLSFKNSEGGVEDIIQLFHDFKNIWFSNEKKGCFMTNTHNEFADSDDELVMYQIERRKDLKDIIIKKLKMDNSKNEDTVLKEASFILLSLHSLPTTSRVSSKEDIENYIEMIFKNI